The genomic DNA GGGAAGCGGAGGACCGGCATCGCCAATATGCGATGATGCAGGAGCTTGCGCAGGAGGCGCATATCGCCGCGCTCCGCTATCAGGTGAACCCGCATTTCCTTTTCAACACGCTCAACGCCATTTCCGCGCTGGTGACAGAGGGGCGGAGGGAAGAGGCGGAGGCGATGCTGCTCAACCTCTCGGCGTTCTTGCGGTCGACGCTGAGCGGAGACCCGGGCGGCATCATTCCGCTCTCCGACGAGATCGCCCTGCAGCGCCTCTATCTCGCTATCGAGGAAGCGCGTTTTTCGGAGCGGATGCGGGTCGAACTGGATGTTCCTGAAGAGCTAGCGCACGTAGGCGTGCCCGCGTTGATCCTCCAGCCGCTGATCGAAAATGCCGTTCGCTACGGCGTCGGCCGTTCGGAGGCGATGACCACGATACGGGTCTCGGCGACCGGTGACGAAGCCGGGTTGCGCATAGCGGTGGAGGACGACGGCGCGGGCGGCGAGGGCGCAGGCGGCATCGGCATCGGCCTCGCCAATGTCCGCGACCGGCTGCAGGCGCATTTCGGCGAGCGCGGCAACATGGAGGCAGGGCCCCGCGAAGGGGGCGGCTATCGCACCGTGATCCGTTTGCCGCTGGCCGGGGTGGCATGAGCGCGCTGCGCGCAATCCTGATCGACGACGAGCCGCTCGCCACACGGCGGTTGAGCGCAACCCTGGCCGATATCGGCGAGGTCGATATCGTCGGCAGCAGCTCCAATGCATGCCGTGGCGTCGAAATGATCGATCGTTTGCGGCCCGACGTCGTCTTTCTCGACATCGCGATGCCCGGGCTGGACGGCTTCGATGTGGTTGCCCGCATGCCGCAGCCTGATACGCCCGCCGTGGTGTTCGTCACCGCTTACGACAATCGTGCCGTCGATGCCTTCGCGATCGACGCCGTAGATTACCTCATGAAGCCGGTCGCGCGGGATCGGCTAGCCTCCTCGATCACGCGCGTGCGGCAATGGCTCGGCGCACGCGACTCAGGCCGCGATGACACCGGCGCCGAAGCCGCTCCGCAGTTCCTTGCCGACGACAGCCTGTGGGTGCACCGTCACCAGGAGTTCGTCCGGGTTCCGATCGCCAAAATCGCGTGGCTGGAGGCGCAAGGCGATTAT from Allosphingosinicella indica includes the following:
- a CDS encoding sensor histidine kinase: MNLSQNLPVDLSIQRSRRRATWLLIAAFWVLTFSVLALRTLITDSLPFIMLAPRRLLAAAFGASLCLLMVWVFSGLRNRSFSERVAVGLVGAVLMSIAQTMFISLLYRVLMPLPDRGPLLWEASAQWVMVWTGYYLAWTGTHLALTYHWEAEDRHRQYAMMQELAQEAHIAALRYQVNPHFLFNTLNAISALVTEGRREEAEAMLLNLSAFLRSTLSGDPGGIIPLSDEIALQRLYLAIEEARFSERMRVELDVPEELAHVGVPALILQPLIENAVRYGVGRSEAMTTIRVSATGDEAGLRIAVEDDGAGGEGAGGIGIGLANVRDRLQAHFGERGNMEAGPREGGGYRTVIRLPLAGVA
- a CDS encoding LytR/AlgR family response regulator transcription factor, whose protein sequence is MSALRAILIDDEPLATRRLSATLADIGEVDIVGSSSNACRGVEMIDRLRPDVVFLDIAMPGLDGFDVVARMPQPDTPAVVFVTAYDNRAVDAFAIDAVDYLMKPVARDRLASSITRVRQWLGARDSGRDDTGAEAAPQFLADDSLWVHRHQEFVRVPIAKIAWLEAQGDYVQIHAKGGGGLLRATLNTLEAKLDPATFIRVHRSAICRRDAIIALKRKPTGALAVSLANGDWAPVGRTYGSGLRAMLKRLRGA